From Microbacterium sp. YJN-G, a single genomic window includes:
- a CDS encoding DUF3710 domain-containing protein: MTEEIEPTLKSAPEDRATAGPFDDSEANPVRPYIDLGGIKVLPREGLNLRLEVEEQTKRIVAVGLDYAASSLQVQPFAAPRSRGLWDETRLQLRDQIRSQGGRVEEREGPLGKELLAEVPATAAEGSEMRLARFIGVDGPRWFLRGVIGGEAASDPAAAEQVEDLFRSIVVVRGGTPMPPRDLIPLKMPSTPGSA; this comes from the coding sequence ATGACTGAAGAGATCGAGCCCACGCTGAAGTCGGCGCCCGAGGATCGCGCCACGGCGGGCCCCTTCGACGACTCCGAGGCGAACCCGGTGCGCCCGTACATCGATCTGGGCGGCATCAAGGTGCTGCCGCGCGAGGGACTGAACCTGCGCCTCGAGGTCGAGGAGCAGACCAAGCGCATCGTCGCCGTCGGGCTGGACTACGCGGCGTCCTCACTGCAGGTGCAGCCGTTCGCGGCACCCCGCTCGCGCGGACTGTGGGATGAGACCCGGCTCCAGCTGCGCGATCAGATCCGCTCGCAGGGCGGCCGCGTCGAGGAACGCGAGGGGCCGCTCGGCAAGGAGCTGCTGGCCGAGGTGCCCGCGACGGCCGCCGAGGGATCCGAGATGCGCCTGGCGCGGTTCATCGGCGTCGACGGACCGCGCTGGTTCCTGCGCGGCGTGATTGGCGGCGAAGCGGCATCCGATCCAGCCGCCGCCGAGCAGGTGGAGGATCTCTTCCGCTCCATCGTCGTGGTGCGCGGCGGTACGCCGATGCCCCCGCGCGACCTCATCCCGCTGAAGATGCCGTCCACGCCGGGCTCCGCGTGA
- the dut gene encoding dUTP diphosphatase — MTHSVVVPIIAGQVPFYAHPGDAGADLVSTEAVRLEPGERALIGTGVRIALPEGHAAFVVPRSGLAAKHGITVVNSPGTVDAGYRGEIKVTLLNTDSREAYDVAVGDRIAQLIVMPVIQAQFEPVEELPESVRGDGGFGSTGYTQGKSE, encoded by the coding sequence GTGACTCATTCCGTCGTCGTTCCCATTATCGCCGGGCAGGTGCCCTTCTACGCCCACCCCGGCGACGCCGGCGCCGATCTCGTCTCCACCGAGGCCGTGCGGCTCGAGCCGGGGGAGCGCGCCCTGATCGGCACGGGCGTGCGCATCGCACTGCCCGAGGGACACGCCGCGTTCGTCGTGCCCCGCAGCGGTCTGGCCGCCAAGCACGGCATCACCGTGGTCAACTCGCCCGGCACTGTGGACGCCGGTTACCGCGGTGAGATCAAGGTGACCCTGCTGAACACCGACAGCCGGGAAGCGTACGATGTGGCGGTCGGCGATCGCATCGCGCAGCTGATCGTGATGCCCGTGATCCAGGCGCAGTTCGAGCCCGTCGAGGAGCTTCCCGAGAGCGTCCGCGGCGACGGCGGCTTCGGGTCGACCGGCTATACCCAGGGAAAGAGCGAATGA
- a CDS encoding DUF3093 family protein: MRLMQNTEQDAREIYRERLSPSLWMIVTIALAGPMVSLVFAPVATTFAVIIGAAVSLLLVVLSIVLSPVVRVRGGVLHAGRAHIDARWLGEPQPFTGQEARDRRTRDIARDGWYLLRGGIDGVVVVPLGDPADPVHSWTISTRTPDRLSAAIRAAREQR; this comes from the coding sequence ATGAGGCTAATGCAGAACACCGAACAGGATGCGCGGGAGATCTACCGCGAGCGGCTGTCCCCCAGCCTGTGGATGATCGTGACGATCGCGCTGGCGGGCCCCATGGTCTCGCTGGTGTTCGCGCCGGTCGCGACGACCTTCGCGGTGATCATCGGCGCGGCGGTGTCGCTGCTGCTGGTCGTGCTCAGCATCGTGCTCTCCCCGGTCGTGCGGGTGCGCGGCGGCGTGCTGCACGCCGGACGCGCGCACATCGATGCACGCTGGCTGGGCGAACCCCAGCCGTTCACCGGTCAGGAGGCCCGCGATCGTCGCACGCGCGACATCGCCCGCGACGGCTGGTATCTGCTGCGGGGCGGCATCGACGGGGTGGTGGTCGTGCCGCTGGGGGATCCCGCCGACCCGGTGCACAGCTGGACGATCTCGACGCGCACCCCCGATCGTCTCAGCGCGGCGATCCGCGCCGCGCGCGAGCAGCGCTGA
- a CDS encoding DUF4193 domain-containing protein, whose protein sequence is MATDYDAPRKSEDDSESIEALKERVPNNQSGAGDVEDSDNPTAFELPGADLSDVEDVIVVLPAQQDEFTCMSCFLVKHRSQLDHEGPDGPICRECAA, encoded by the coding sequence ATGGCAACCGACTACGACGCCCCCCGCAAGAGCGAAGACGACTCCGAGTCGATCGAAGCACTGAAGGAGCGTGTGCCGAACAACCAGTCCGGCGCCGGCGACGTCGAGGACTCCGACAACCCCACGGCTTTCGAGCTGCCCGGGGCCGACCTGTCGGACGTGGAGGACGTCATCGTCGTCCTGCCCGCCCAGCAGGACGAGTTCACCTGTATGAGCTGCTTCCTCGTGAAGCACCGTTCTCAGCTCGACCACGAGGGTCCCGACGGCCCGATCTGCCGGGAGTGCGCCGCCTGA